Proteins encoded within one genomic window of Natator depressus isolate rNatDep1 chromosome 1, rNatDep2.hap1, whole genome shotgun sequence:
- the CYREN gene encoding cell cycle regulator of non-homologous end joining, translating to MESAVWKAKKRVLPPWMAVREVEPRKTRSAVRLKKAKKPAVARTVTVYCMNEAELVDVALGVLAEHCKYKEMEGNVPSETEGEQEGQQTPTEPQWSPASSGGASTPRPGPEPHAQPDALGCASRTDTEDDEDDALKYVREIFFS from the exons aTGGAAAGTGCTGTGTGGAAGGCAAAGAAGAGGGTCCTCCCGCCATGGATGGCCGTGCGGGAGGTAGAGCCAAGAAAGACTAGGTCAGCAGTGAGACTCAAGAAGGCGAAGAAGCCAGCTGTGGCAAG GACCGTGACTGTCTATTGTATGAACGAAGCGGAGCTGGTGGATGTAGCATTGGGGGTCCTGGCTGAG CACTGTAAATACAAGGAAATGGAGGGGAACGTTCCATCTGAAACCGAAGGGGAGCAGGAAGGCCAGCAAACGCCGACGGAGCCTCAGTGGAGTCCAGCAAGCAGTGGCGGGGCCAGCACGCCCAGGCCAGGCCCCGAGCCCCATGCTCAGCCAGATGCTTTGGGCTGTGCTAGCAGGACAGACACGGAGGACGACGAAGATGATGCTTTGAAATATGTCAGGGAGATATTTTTTAGCTAA